A stretch of the Sphingomonas sp. CL5.1 genome encodes the following:
- a CDS encoding toprim domain-containing protein gives MGAREDTRALNNLTVQTVGGLLGLRLPTKGMARCPLPTHDDATPSFEVRPGGRRWICYGCNEKGGAIDLVMAVRGLLFPTAKRWLAEASGLLGRNERQGVWPEHQCRDPEGTARQPFSTKLPSLPQSAAPRPLPRPSSFSSPVAPNEAPETQADHELYAALLARAPLLSAGRNYLHGRSLLDPVIARFAVGQMPGAAATTELIGHFGFARVEAGGLLVRSSTQDRYRPIFPADAPLFPYLEAGQIAYLQARIITGEVKGSRWRNLNHRRRRLYNTDILAAPRIKRVAICEGAIDVLSAAQLGCDAIGLIGVSARLTDIEMMALRGRQVNLLLDWDEAGDKRAVTLRKELARFGVAVTRRTAPRSGAKDVNDYLREGNISL, from the coding sequence ATGGGGGCAAGGGAGGACACTCGGGCACTGAACAACCTGACGGTACAAACCGTCGGCGGCCTTCTTGGTCTCAGACTGCCCACCAAAGGTATGGCACGCTGCCCCTTGCCGACTCATGACGACGCGACGCCGTCATTCGAAGTCCGCCCGGGCGGGCGTCGCTGGATCTGCTATGGCTGCAACGAGAAAGGCGGTGCCATTGATCTTGTCATGGCTGTCCGCGGCCTCCTGTTTCCCACGGCGAAGCGATGGCTTGCCGAAGCAAGCGGCCTGCTCGGTCGGAACGAACGCCAAGGCGTTTGGCCAGAGCATCAATGCCGCGATCCAGAAGGCACCGCGCGTCAACCTTTCTCCACAAAGCTCCCTAGCTTGCCTCAGTCCGCCGCGCCACGACCACTCCCGCGGCCGTCGTCGTTTTCCTCGCCCGTTGCGCCAAACGAAGCGCCCGAAACCCAAGCCGATCATGAACTCTACGCTGCGCTGCTTGCTCGCGCCCCGCTCTTATCGGCCGGCAGAAACTATCTGCATGGCCGCAGTCTTTTGGACCCAGTGATCGCGCGCTTTGCCGTGGGCCAGATGCCCGGCGCCGCGGCGACGACCGAGCTTATCGGCCATTTCGGTTTCGCGCGGGTTGAGGCGGGCGGGCTACTTGTCCGGTCATCGACGCAAGATCGATACCGACCGATCTTTCCCGCAGATGCGCCGCTCTTTCCCTATCTGGAGGCGGGTCAGATCGCTTACCTCCAAGCACGCATCATTACAGGCGAAGTGAAGGGCAGCCGCTGGCGCAATCTGAACCATCGCAGACGGCGCCTTTACAATACCGATATACTCGCAGCGCCCAGAATAAAACGCGTAGCGATCTGCGAAGGCGCGATCGACGTGCTTTCGGCTGCGCAACTCGGGTGCGATGCGATCGGCCTGATCGGGGTCAGCGCCCGGCTCACCGATATCGAGATGATGGCTCTGCGCGGGAGGCAGGTTAATCTACTGCTTGACTGGGACGAAGCTGGCGACAAGCGCGCCGTGACATTGCGCAAGGAACTTGCCCGCTTCGGCGTCGCAGTAACCCGCAGAACCGCCCCCAGAAGCGGCGCGAAAGACGTCAATGATTATCTCCGGGAGGGGAATATCAGCCTATGA